Below is a window of Brachyspira pilosicoli DNA.
AGGTTATATATATAGTTGATAATAAAAATATATTATTAGGATATATTTTATTAAAAGATTTATTATTTGCTAAAAAAACGGACATAATAGAAAACTTTATGCACACAGACATAATATATCTTTCTGCATATTCAGACCAAGAAGAGGCTGTACTTGTTGGAAGGAAATATGATTTATTATATATACCTGTAGTTGATTCAAAAAATGCTTTAATAGGGATTGTTACTATTGATGATATATTTGATGTCGCTGAAGAAGAAGAAACCGAAGACTTCCACAAATTAGGTGCTATAAGTATAGATGATGACTTTACAGGAAACATCAAACAAGCTCCAATACTAACTTTATACAAAAAAAGAATTACTTGGCTTTTTATATTAGTATTTATAAATATATTTTCTGGATATTTTATAGGTATATTTGAAGAGACTATAAGCAAATATGTTTCTTTAATATTCTTTTTACCCCTTTTAATAGATAGTGCTGGAAATGCGGGTGCTCAATCTTCAACTCTTATAATAAGAAGTTTATCACTTGGAGATGTAAAAAAAAGCGATTGGCTGTTTATGTTTTTTAAAGAGATTGCTATATCTTCTATACTTGGTATTACTATGAGTTTAGCTGTTTCACTTCTTGCTATATTTAGAGGCGGATTAATGATAGCTTTGGTGGTATCATTATCTATGATATGTGTTGTAGTGATAGGAAGTCTTATAGGATTATGTTTGCCTTTTATATTTGTAAAACTAAAAAAAGACCCTACTACAAGCAGTGTGCCTTTAGTAACTTCTATATGTGATATTACAGGTACTTCTATATATTTATTATTAGCAAGCATAATACTCACGAAAATGAATATATAAATACCATATCAAAACAATTTTAAAAATAAAAAAACGAATGTAATATTAAACTATTCCGATAATAATTAAAACTATTTTTAGGAATTTTTACTATGAAAAAATATATAGTTTTAATATTTATATTTGCTGTATGCTCCATATATGCAAACAATTATGACAGTATGATAAAATCAATGCAATTAGAAAATATAGAAGAATTATCAATATCTGACGAAAATTCAACAATTACATTCAATCAATTGGCAGAATATTATGCAAGCATAGTAACTGATAAAAATGCAACCCCTGAACAATTAGAAGCATTAGGAAATATTATAAAATTATGGACAGATACTATAAATCAAAACTTCTCTAAAGAAGAAATATTTACTAAATACAGCACAGTAACATCAACTCTATCATCTATGTCTATACTTTTAATATTAAGAATAGCAATAAAAGATAATAATATACCAACAGAAGAAATGCAAAAAAATATTTACGAATCAATTAATAATAAATTTATACCATCATTTGCGCAATTTAAAAATGACGGCTGGAAAACAGATTTTAATTTTTATGTAATAAATATGTCAGCTGCAGTTTGTAAATGGTATGAAGATAAATCTAAAAAGTTAGACTACCCCAAATTTAAAGTATGGAGAGACGGAGATTTTTAATTAATATATAAATAAAAAAATATTCATGGAGGAATAATATTTATGGAAGCACAAGTTCAAGAGAGAGAAGATGTAATGACTGTTACAGCTAAGGAAGATATTAAA
It encodes the following:
- the mgtE gene encoding magnesium transporter, whose protein sequence is MINSQYIEIINIIENKRWDKLKYLLNDMHPIEIVDIMRILESNKDKTILFRLLSTEKSALVFAELDANEQEELISSMNDKEIEELMHEMSPDDRTSLFEELPEEINKKIFSLMEKEDLDITKKLLAYPEYSVGRIMTTEYISISPNFSVSEALEYIRKYGKDSETFEVIYIVDNKNILLGYILLKDLLFAKKTDIIENFMHTDIIYLSAYSDQEEAVLVGRKYDLLYIPVVDSKNALIGIVTIDDIFDVAEEEETEDFHKLGAISIDDDFTGNIKQAPILTLYKKRITWLFILVFINIFSGYFIGIFEETISKYVSLIFFLPLLIDSAGNAGAQSSTLIIRSLSLGDVKKSDWLFMFFKEIAISSILGITMSLAVSLLAIFRGGLMIALVVSLSMICVVVIGSLIGLCLPFIFVKLKKDPTTSSVPLVTSICDITGTSIYLLLASIILTKMNI